Proteins co-encoded in one Apis mellifera strain DH4 linkage group LG15, Amel_HAv3.1, whole genome shotgun sequence genomic window:
- the LOC726978 gene encoding homeodomain-only protein, translating into MSEYSSYFYERRCYICERSASYPKNRHVPKKSTHRVRFAEPSKMLKSASPQYPNRGSDARVIRLTTDQEAVLQEQFNRWPRAPHTADIVLLAAETGLSEADVEAWYSIRLAQWRKEQGLGGNLGLH; encoded by the exons ATGAGCGAGTATTCCTCGTACTTTTACGAGAGGAGGTGTTACATATGCGAACGAAGCGCTTCTTATCCGAAGAATCGCCATGTCCCGAAAAAATCGACGCACAGAGTGAGATTCGCCGAGCCGA GCAAAATGTTGAAATCAGCCTCGCCGCAATATCCCAACAGAGGATCCGATGCCCGGGTCATCCGTTTGACCACGGATCAAGAAGCTGTCCTCCAGGAACAGTTCAATAGATGGCCGAGGGCACCTCATACAGCGGATATCGTCCTATTGGCGGCCGAGACAGGACTTTCTGAAGCCGATGTCGAG GCCTGGTACTCTATCCGATTAGCACAGTGGAGGAAGGAACAGGGCCTGGGAGGAAATCTTGGTTTGCATTAA
- the LOC100577081 gene encoding dihydroorotate dehydrogenase (quinone), mitochondrial, translated as MAYRLSNKEKFKSFLKVTSTATVFYAGVCIYQGDENIYNKFVMPFVHLIDPEFTHNFAVKILKWGLLSKPNVNDPTSLAIDVWDLKFKSPIGMAAGFDKQGEAIEGLHKIGFSFVEIGSVTPKPQEGNSKPRLFRLLEDNAVINRYGFNSEGYDTVWKYLQKLKKNQNFNGIVGVNLGKNKTSEDAAQDYIDGIKKFSDVADYFVINVSSPNTPGLRTLQKKQDLEDLLIKINKIRRSIQSNQPLLLKLAPDLSDSEKQDITNVILEEKSKVDGLILCNTTITRNNLSSPLKSETGGLSGAPLTDMSTAMISDMYKRTRGTIPIIGVGGIFSGADAYNKIKAGASLLQIYTSFIFMGPPVIGKIKRELNDMLKQDGLKSIKDAIGKDVNISK; from the exons atGGCATATCGTTTGagcaataaagaaaaatttaagtcATTTTTAAAAGTGACTAGTACTGCTACTGTTTTCTATGCTGGGGTCTGCATTTATCAGGGTGATGAAAACATTTACAACAAATTTGTCATGCCGTTTGTACATTTAATAGATCCCGAATTTACACACAATTTCgcagtgaaaattttaaaatggggTCTTTTATCTAAACCAAATGTAAATGATCCAACTTCTCTTGCCATTGATGTTtgggatttaaaatttaaaagcccAATAGGGATGGCAGCTGGTTTTGACAAACAGGGTGAAGCAATAGAAGGCTTGCACAAAATAGGATTTAGTTTTGTAGAAATAg GATCGGTTACACCAAAACCTCAAGAAGGCAACTCCAAACCtagattatttagattattagaaGACAATGCAGTTATTAATAGATATGGTTTCAATAGCGAAGGTTATGATACAGTgtggaaatatttacaaaaattgaaaaaaaatcagaactTTAATGGTATCGTTGGAGTTAATTTgggtaaaaataaaacatcagAAGATGCAGCTCAAGATTACATAGATGGTATTAAGAAATTCTCAGACGTAGCAGATTACTTTGTAATTAATGTATCCAGTCCCAATACTCCTGGATTAAGAACATTgcaaaaaaaacaagatttaGAGGATctgttgataaaaattaacaaaatcagACGATCCATACAAAGCAATCAACCTTTACTATTGAAGCTCGCTCCAGATTTGTCCGATTCCGAGAAGCAGGACATTACAAATGTGATACTTGAAGAGAAATCAAAAGTAGATGGTCTAATATTGTGCAATACTACAATAACgcgtaataatttatcgagtcCTCTTAAAAGCGAAACCGGAGGACTCAGTGGTGCACCTCTCACCGATATGTCAACCGCAATGATATCCGATATGTATAAACGAACGCGAGGTACTATTCCAATTATCGGGGTTGGTGGTATATTTAGTGGAGCAGACGCTTATAACAAGATTAAAGCTGGTGCTTCATTGCTACAAATTTAtacatcatttatatttatgggGCCACCAGttataggaaaaattaaacgagaatTAAACGATATGTTGAAACAAGATGGTCTGAAATCTATTAAAGATGCAATTGGGAAAGATGTCaatattagtaaataa